The following DNA comes from Acholeplasma equirhinis.
TAACTGTGCTTGAATTAGAATCTAACGACGTTAAATTACGCCTTTCAAAAAACAAAGAACAAGCATTAGAAACTAAAGTAGTTGTTCAATCAAATGATCAACTCATTTCCGATACAACAGGACAAAAACCAACTGTAACAGAAGCAAAAGCACCGTCCCAAACAATCAAATCACCACTCGTAGGTACTTTCTATGAAAGTTCAACACCAAATGGGAAACCATTAGTTAAAGCTGGTGATAAAGTTAAGAAAGGACAAGTGGTTTGCATTGTTGAAGCTATGAAGATCATGAATGAAATCACCTCTCCAGTTGATGGAACAATCGACCAGGTGATGTTTAAAAATGGTGCTGTCGTAGGTTTTGATGATGTGCTGTTCACTGTGGTGTAAATAATGGCTCAAAATAAAATTTTAGTTGCCAATAGAGGAGAGATTGCTGTACGTGTAATCCGTGCTTGTAAAGAGTTAGGGATTCCAGTTGTAGCAGTCTATTCTACTGCAGATGCAACTTCACTTCATGCAAAATTAGCCGATGAGGCTGTATGTATCGGGCCTGCTTCATCTAAGAGCAGTTATTTAAATATGCAAGCGGTTTTATCAGCAGCTATAGCAACAGGATGTAATGCAATACATCCGGGCTATGGTTTTTTGTCTGAGAATCCAAAATTCATTGAAATGGTCGAAGCGACTGGTATAAAATTTATTGGAGCCTCATCTAACGTTGTTAGTCAATTGGGAGATAAGGCAACTGCTAAAATGATTGCTAAACAAAATAATGTACCTGTCGTAGAAGGATCTGATGGTATTATTCAATCCGTTGAAGAAGGATTGAAAGTTGCAAATCGAATTGGTTATCCAATTATGATTAAAGCAACCGCTGGTGGTGGTGGTCGTGGGATTGCCATTGCATATAATAATCAAGAGTTTGAGAAATCATTTGAACTAACATCGTTAGAAGCAGAAACATCATTTGGTGATAAATCAGTTTATATCGAAAAGTTTGTTGAAAATCCAAGACATATCGAAATTCAAATCATGGGTGACTCTAAAGGTAATGTTGTTCATCTTTTTGAGCGTGATTGTTCTATGCAACGTCGTAATCAAAAATTAATTGAAGAAGCACCTTCTGCAATCTTAGATGAAGATTTAAGACTTAAGATGGGGGAAGCTGCAGTCCGACTTGCTAAAGGTGTCGGTTATGAAGGTGCAGGAACGATTGAATTCTTAGTAGATAAGAGAAAGAATTTTTATTTTATTGAAATGAATACGAGAATTCAAGTAGAACATCCAGTAACAGAAATGATTACGGGTGTTGATTTAGTTAAAGAACAAATTAAAGTAGCATACGGTAAAGAATTATCATTCAAACAGTCTGATCTTAAAATTATGGGTCATGCGATTGAATGTCGTATTAACGCTGAAAATCCTTTAAAGAATTTCATGCCAACACCTGGTCATATTCAAAGAATTTTATTCCCAGGTGGTTTTAACGTGCGTTTTGATAGTCATATTTACCCAGATTATGATGTTCCACCATTTTATGATTCCATGTTAGGTAAATTAATTGTATTTGCACCAACAAGAAAAGAAGCGATTCGTAAAATGAGAATAGCTTTAGAACAATTAGTCATTGAAGGTATTACAACAAATATTGAATATCAATATGCAATTATGCACGCACCTGATTTTATCAAAGGTACATATGATACAGGATTTGTTGCTAAATTTAATGGATTAATCCAAGGTGAATATAATGAAGAACTTGTTGGATGAAAGAAAAATTAAATTAGCTAAATTTCAAGAATTATTAAAGAAAACACCTGTTGAAACAAAACCAGTAGATATTCCAGATGGTGTATTTACTCAATGTGAACAATGTAATTCAGCAATTTATAATAAAGACTTAGAAACTAATTTAGATGTATGTCCATACTGTGGATATCACTTTAGAATTAATGCTAAAAAACGCATTTCTTTTACTTTGGATGAAGGTAGTTTTAAAGAATTAGATCAACATATTCGTTCAAAAAATCCACTTGGAATGCCTGATTATGAAGATAAACTCATTAAAGGTGAAAGAGCTGCAAAAATGAATGAAGCTTTCATTTCAGGAACCGGTAAAATTTATGGTGCTGATGTCGCATTCGGTGTTTTAGATTCATATTTTATGATGGGTTCGATGGGTTCTGCTGTAGGTGAAAAAGTTACAAGACTGATTGAATTTGCAGCAGATAGTAAATTACCACTCATCATTTTTTCAGCATCTGGAGGTGCACGTATGCAAGAAGGTATTTTATCTTTAATGCAAATGGCTAAGACTTCTGGTGCATTAAATTTACTTGATTTAAACGGTGTTTTATATATTTCAGTTATGACAAATCCTACGACTGGTGGGGTAGCTGCAAGTTTTGCAAGTTTAGGTGATATCAATATTGCAGAACGTTCATCCTTAATTGGATTTGCTGGTGCACGCGTTATTAAACAAACGATTGGTCAAGATTTACCTTCAGGATTTCAAACAGATGTTTTCCAACTTGCAAAAGGTCAAGTTGACATGGTTATATCAAGAAAACACATGAAAGAAACATTAGGTCAAATCTTAAAATTACACGGAAGCAAGGTGAAATTATGAGTAATATAAATCTTGTATGGGAACGTGTAAAACAAGCAAGAAGCACGGATCGTCCAACTGCATCTAAAGTCATTGAGAAACTTTTCCCTGATTTCATTGAATTACATGGGGATAGATTATTTGGTGATGATGCTGCAATTATTGGTGGTATTGCAACGCTCAATAATATTCCTGTAACAATTATTGCAGAAGAAAAAGGAACAAATACTGAAGACAAAATTAAACGTAACTTTGGGATGCCACATCCAGAAGGTTATAGAAAAGCATTACGTTTAATGAAACAAGCTGAAAAATTTAAACGTCCAATTATTACGATTATTGACACGCCTGGTGCATATCCAGGTCTTGGTGCAGAAGAACGTGGTCAAGCGCAAGCAATTGCATTAAACTTAAAAGAACTTATGGAATTAAAAACACCAATTATTGTAGTTATTCTTGGTGAAGGTGGTTCTGGTGGAGCACTTGCAATTGGCGTAGGTGACGAAATATTAATGTTTGAAAATTCAATTTATTCAATTTTATCACCTGAAGGATTTGCATCGATTTTATTTAAAGACAGTACTAAAGCAAAAGAAGCTGCAGTTCATATGAAATTAACAGCAGATGATTTGAAGTCATTACATGTCATTGATGAAATCATTTTAGAAGGAAAGGGCTTAAATGTTGAGCCTGATTTAGGACTAAAGAATTTAAAGAATGCTTTAGTCAAACACGTAACTAAATTAAAAAAGGAATCTTTAACAACACTACTCTCTAAACGTTATAAAAAGTTTAGAAGAATGGGTGAATTTGAAGATAGTGTGACTCTCGATGAATAAAAACTATATAAAACTTGTCACAACAGGACGTTATGTTCCAGAAAAGGTTATGACAAATGATGATTTTGCAGCATTTTTAGACACAAATGATGAATGGATTACAACCCGTACAGGGATTAAACGTCGTCATGTTGCAGCAGATGATGAATCAGCAATTGATTTAGCTTATAAAGCAGCATTAAATGCGATTGATAATGCAAAATATGATGTGAATAAGATTGATTTAATTGTGGTAGCTACAATCACCAACCCAATGAAATCGCCATCTATAGCGAATCTTGTACAAGCAAAGCTTGGTTTAAATGAACATCATGTCATGACATTTGATATTAATGCAGCATGTTCAGGATTTGTTTATGCACTTGAAATTGCATCTTCAATGATTGGATCTGGTAACTACAAATCAGCACTTGTTATAGGTGCAGAAGAAATGACTTCAATTTTAGATTATAAAGATAGAGGTACATGTATTCTCTTTGGTGATGGAGCTGGTGCTGCGATATTAGAACCAACAGATGATCCTAATTATCAAGTACATTTCTATAATGGATCTCGTGGTGATGATACTGGTATCCTATGGATAGATCCTTTAGTCAAAATGGATGGACGTGAAGTATATAAATTCGCAACCGATATTATGCCTAAAGCAATAGATCAAGTTCTAAAGAAAGCTAATCTTACTTTAGAAGATATTGATCTTATCATTCCACATCAAGCAAATATTCGTATTATTCAATCAGTTGCAAAAGATATGAATCTTCCAATCGAAAGATTCCTAGTGAATATTGATGAATATGGTAATACGTCATCAGCAAGTATTCCAATTTTACTTGATGAATTCAAACAAAAAAATAAGGCACCTAAACGTGCATTAATGATTGGTTTTGGTGGTGGCTTTACTTGGGGTGCAGCCATCTTAATGGTGTAAGTATATGAAATTAGCAGTTTTATTTTCAGGTCAAGGTGCCCAATTCGTTGGCATGGGTTTGGATTTTATTGAGAATGTACCTGAGCTTAAAAAAAGAATGGATACATTTTCAAAAGCAACGAATTTACACCTTCAAAGTTTATTGGTTGATGAAACAAAGATAAATGATACAAGATATACACAACCATTGATGGTTGCAGTAGAAATATTAATTCATGATTATTTAAAAGAAGCTTATGGATTAAAAGTAGATGGTTATCTTGGTTTCTCACTTGGTGAGTTTTCAGCACTTTATGCAGCCGGTTATTTTAGTGACATTGAAATCATGAAAATCATTAAAATGCGTGCAGAGTTGATGGCAGATGCAGGCCAAAATACATTTGGTAAAATGGCAGCAATCCTAGGTCTATCTGATCAAGATGTTGAAGTAGTTTGTGAAGAAGCATCATTGAAAGATTCAATTGTTGTTGCTGCGAACTACAACTCTCCTGGACAACTTGTCATCTCTGGAGAATCAGATGCAGTCTTGCGTGCTGTTGAGCTTGCAAAGTCAAAAGGTGCTCGTAGAGCGATTTTGCTTAACGTATCTGGAGCATTCCATTCACCTTATATGAAAGATGCGGGTAAAAAGTTAAGACAATTTGCAACTGGTGCAAATATTCAAGTTGCAGATAAACCAGTTTACGCAAACTCAAATGCTAGAGTTTTGAAACAATCTGAAATTTTAGATGAACTTGAAACTCAAATTAAATCACCTGTTTACTTTAAACAATCTATTGAGAAAATGGTTCAAGATGGATATTCACACTTTTTAGAAGTTGGTCCAGGTACTGTTTTATCTAACTTAGTTAAGAAAATTAATCCGGAATTAAAAGTTTATAACGTATCTTCCTATGAAGATATCCAAAATATAAAGGAGATATTATGATGAATTTAAAAGGTAAAGTCGCTTTAGTTACAGGTGGTTCAACCGGTATTGGTAAAGCAATTGCAACAAAACTAGCATCTATGGGAGCACACATTGTGGTCAACTATTTTGTTGGACCAGAAGAAGCTGAGGCTGTTGCAAAAGAGCTTGAAACTACTTATGGAGTTGAAGCAATTGCATTACATGCAGACGTTTCCAATTTTGAGTCTGCACAACAACTTATTGATAAAACCGTTGAAAGATTTGGTACTTTAAATATTGTTGTAAATAATGCAGGTATTACAGATGATGCACTTATCTTACGTATGACTGAAAATCAATTTGATAGAGTTATAAATACAAATTTAAAAGGCGTCTTTAATGTTTCTAAACATTCAGCAAGAACTCTTTTAAAATCAGGTTATGGACGCATTATTAACATTGCATCAGTTATTGGTGAATATGGTAATGTTGGACAAGTTAACTATGGTGCTGCAAAAGCGGGTGTCATCGGTATTACTAAAACACTCGCAAAAGAATTCGCATCTCGTGGTGTAACAGTAAACGCAGTTGCACCAGGGTTTATTGAAACTGCAATGACAAAGAAATTACCAGATGAAGTTAGGCAAGAAATGTTAAAACATATTGCAATGGGTAGTTATGGTCAACCAGAAGATATTGCAAATTTAGTTGCTTTCCTAGCAAGTGAAGATGCAAGATATATTACAGGTGTTGTTGTTGATATCGATGGTGGGCTAACCATATAATTTAAAAAGAAAGAGGGAAAACCATGAAAAAACGAGTGGTGATCACCGGGTTAGGTGCTATTTCACCTGTGGGTAACACAGTTGAAGAGACATTTACTAACCTTGTCAATGGTGTAGGTGGTATAGACTACATTAAAAATTTTGACACATCTAGATCTAAGATTAAAATCGCAGGTGAACTTAAAAATTTAGATTTTGAACAATATCTAGATAAAAAAGATATCAAAAGAAGTGATCGCTTAATGGTACTTGGTACGATTGCAGCGATACAAGCATACGAAGACTCAGGTTTAAAGGATACAGACTATAATCCATATCGTTTTGGTATCTTTGTAACGAGTGGAATTGGTGGTTTAAATACGATTGAAGAAGGTGTTACTGCAAGTGCATTGCGCGGTCCAGATCGTGTTTCACCATTCTTCATCCCTAACTCTATTATTAATATGGTTGGTGGCATGATTTCAATGAAATTTAAAGTGAAGGGTCCGAATATTCCAGTTGTTACAGCATGTTCTGCTGCAACTAATTCAATTGGTGAAGCATTTAGAAATATTCGTGATGGTTATATTGATTTAGCTTTTGCAGGTGGTGCAGAGGCATCAATTAATGAGATTGGTATTGCAGGTTTTACTTCAATTAAAGCTTTATCTACAGAAGAAGATCCAAGAATTGCATCACGTCCATTTGATAAAGAAAGAAGTGGATTTGTCATGGGCGAAGGTTCTGGCGTCTTAATTTTAGAAGCATATGATCATGCCGTTGCACGCGGTGCAAAAATTTACGGTGAGATAGTAGGATATGGTTCTACATCTGATGCATTCCATATGACTGCACCAGATGATGAAGCAGAAGGATTAACTGAAGCAATTAAAATTGCATTAAATGATGCAAAAGTTGAACCATCACAAATTGGATATATTAATGCCCATGGTACTTCAACTTACTTAAATGATAAGATTGAAACCTTAGGTATTAAAAAAGCATTTGGTGAACATGCTTATAAATTAAATATTTCATCAACAAAAGGTGCAACTGGACATATGTTAGGTGCAACCGGAGCAGTAGAATCGATTGTATGTGTTAAAGCTCTTCAAACGTCTTTAATTCCACCAACGATCAACTATAAAACTCCAGACCCTGAGTGTGATTTAAATTACACTCCAAATAAAGCTGTTTCTAAACCAATTGAATATGCAGTGAATATCAATGTTGGATTTGGTGGACAAAATGCAGTTTTAATCTTTAAGAAATATGAGGCGTAATTATGGCGTTAATGAATCGTGAACAAATTATGGCAGTGCTTCCTCATCGTGATCCATTTTTAATGGTTGATGAGGTTTTAGAACTTGATGATAAAGAGCGTTGCCTTGCAGTAAAATATGTGAGACCTGAAGAATATTATTTCAAAGGTCATTTTCCTGAGTATCCAGTGATGCCAGGCGTATTAATTTTAGAAACGATGGCTCAAGTAGGTGCAATTGCATTACTTAGAATTCCAGAGTTCCAAGGTAAAATTGGTTTCTTCACTGGAGCTAATAATGTTAAGTGGCGTAGACAAGTTCGCCCAGGTGAAACTTTAACAGTTGAAACAAAATTAACTAAGATTCGTGGACCGTTTGTTTTTGGTGAAGCGAAAGCTTGGGTTGATGGTCAACTTGCTTGTGAAGCTGAAATTAGTTTTGCAGTTCAGTAAAAACATATGGCAAAGTTAAAGATTGTTGAGTTGAAACAGGTTGATTCCACCAACGATTATTTAAAAAAACATTATCAAGAACTACCTTCTTTTACAGTTGTGAGAACGGATTACCAAACTGCTGGTCGTGGTCAATTTGAAAGAAGATGGAATTCAGCAAGAGGTAAAAATTTATTATTCTCATTACTGTTAAAAGATGTCCCATTTGATCAAATCATTACGATTAAAGAATGGGTTAAAAGTTCAATTTTTTCACTCCTTGGTTCATATGGACTGGATGTCTATTTCAAGGAACCGAATGATGTTTACGTTGATGATAAAAAAATCTGTGGTATATTAATTGAAACAAAGAGTACAGAAAAAAACTTTGAGTATGTCATTGTAGGTATTGGCCTTAATGTAAATCAATTATTATTCTCTGGCTTTAAAGCAACATCATTAACAATTCTTACAAAGAAGATGTTAAATGTGCGTAGTGTGTTTTCTAAGTTAATTGCAAATCTCTTAGAAAGCTACTTTTAATAGGGGAGGTCACTCAAATGACCATTCGTAGGATGACAATGATTTCAATGTTTGCTGCTATACTTTGTGTATCAGCACTCGTATCTATTCCAGTCGGGGTTGTTAATTATACTTTTCAAACCTTAATCATTATCCTAATTGGATTGTTGCTTCGCCCTTTAGATGCTTTTTTAACCGTGTTGATTTATTTAATGATTGGTACACTTGGTGTACCTGTCTTTACAACAGGTGGTGGATTTCAAGCATTAATCGGTCCAACAGGTGGATTTCTATTAGGATTTTTAGTAGCAGCAGTTGGTATCTCATTATTTAAGTCAAAAAATAAGAACTTTATTATCGATATACCAATTGTTTTACTTTTTGGATTTGTTGTAATTTATTTGTTGGGTATACTTTATTACAGCCTAAATACTGAAACTGAAGTGAGTTATGTTGCTTTTACTGTCTTTATCCCATATTATTTTTGGGATTTAGTTAAGTTAGTTTTAGCTTATAGTACTTATTTCATCCTACCTAAAGAGATTCAAGATCGTTATTTAAACTTTGATAAACGATAATTTAACATCATTTATGATGATAAAAGCAAGACGGTTTTATAAAAAATATACGCATGTTATACTTAATAGAGATTAGAAGAGGTGCATAACATGTTAGAAGTATTAATCATTGGTGCGGGTCCAACAGGACTTTATGCAGCATTTTTAGCGGGGCTAAGAAAATTAAACGCAGCTGTTATTGAATCAGCTGGTGAACCAGGTGGACAATTAACCGCTGTTTATAAAGATAAGTTCATTTATGATATTCCAGGTTTTCCAAAGGTAACTGCAAAATTATATATTGATGAACAAGTTAAACAATTAGAAAGATTCAAATCTGATATTCCTGTTTATTATGGTGAAGAAGCAATGGAGATCACAAAAGTTGAGGATTACTTCATTGTTAAAACTGAAAAAAGTGTGTACGAGACAAAAACAATCTTAATTGCCCATGGTGGTGGTGGATTTGTTCCACAAAAATTAAAGATTGATAAACATTTTGAAAACATTTTATATTTTGTTAAAGATTTAAATGTGTTTAAAGATAAGCATGTCGCAGTTTTAGGTGGAGGCGACTCTGCACTTGACTGGGCAGTGTCCTTACTTGATTATGCAAAAGATGTAACTTTAGTACATAGAAGAAATGAATTCAGAGCATTACCAACAACGGTTGATGAATTTAAGGAAAGAGGAACTATCCTAACGCCTTACTTAATCGATGGTGTAAATGGTGAAAAGTTAGCAACTGAACTTGTTTTAAAAAATGTACAAACAGGAGAACAACTCACATTAAATGTTGATTATATATTAGTCAACTACGGATTCTTACTTTCTAAATCAAAATTAGAAGAATGGGGAATCAAAGGTGAAAAAGGTTTAATTGAAGTCGATTACTTAATGCAAACAAATGTCGAAGGCATTTATGCAGCAGGTAATGGTGTTTCATATCCAGGTAAAGTTAAATTGATTTCAACAGGTCAAGGTGAAGCTGCAACAGCAATCCAATCGATTACGACAAAACTCTATCCAGAACGCAATAAAAACTTTGAACATTCAACTTCACTCATTAAAGAATAAAGGATCAAATTACTTTATATATAAGGAGAAGTTTTATGATTATCAAACCTTCAATTCGTAGTAACTTTTTTACAAATTCACATCCACTAGGTATCAAAAAAATGATGGATACTTATGTTGCTGAAGTAAAAAAACTGGACAAATTTCAAGGACCTAAAAATGTTTTAATCATTGGTGGTTCCAGTGGTTATGGTCTTGCAACAAGATTAACACTCGCATTCTCTGCTGGTGCAAACACAATTAATGTGTCATTTGAAAATCAAGGGTCAGCTTCAAAAACTGGTTCTGCTGGATATTGGAATAATTTATTCTTCCAAGATGCAGTTAAAGATTTCAATCAAACCCATTTAGATTTTAATGGGGATGCTTTTAGTCCTGAAATGAAACAAAAAGTCTTAGAAACTATTCAAGAAAAGTTTGGTAAAATTGACCTACTTGTATATAGTCTTGCAAGTGGCGCAAGAAAGAATTTTGAAACAGGAGATTTAATTCGTTCTGCAATTAAACCAATTGGTAAACCTGCAGAAGGTAAAACAATTGATATTAAATCATTAACAGTTGAACCATTAACAGTTGAACCTGCTACTGAAGAAGAAGTTAAAAACACCGTATTTGTTATGGGTGGTTCTGATTGGTATGACTGGGTAATGACGCTTGAACAAGCTGGTGTTTTAAATGAAGGATTTAAAACAATCTCATATACCTATGTCGGTGGAAAAAATACTGATAATATTTATCGCTCAGGAACAATTGGTAAAGCAAAAGAAGATTTAGAAGCTGCAGTGATTAAAATGGACCAAGTACTTAAACCTAAGTATCATGGTGAAGCTCTAATCTC
Coding sequences within:
- the fabF gene encoding beta-ketoacyl-ACP synthase II is translated as MKKRVVITGLGAISPVGNTVEETFTNLVNGVGGIDYIKNFDTSRSKIKIAGELKNLDFEQYLDKKDIKRSDRLMVLGTIAAIQAYEDSGLKDTDYNPYRFGIFVTSGIGGLNTIEEGVTASALRGPDRVSPFFIPNSIINMVGGMISMKFKVKGPNIPVVTACSAATNSIGEAFRNIRDGYIDLAFAGGAEASINEIGIAGFTSIKALSTEEDPRIASRPFDKERSGFVMGEGSGVLILEAYDHAVARGAKIYGEIVGYGSTSDAFHMTAPDDEAEGLTEAIKIALNDAKVEPSQIGYINAHGTSTYLNDKIETLGIKKAFGEHAYKLNISSTKGATGHMLGATGAVESIVCVKALQTSLIPPTINYKTPDPECDLNYTPNKAVSKPIEYAVNINVGFGGQNAVLIFKKYEA
- a CDS encoding biotin transporter BioY → MTIRRMTMISMFAAILCVSALVSIPVGVVNYTFQTLIIILIGLLLRPLDAFLTVLIYLMIGTLGVPVFTTGGGFQALIGPTGGFLLGFLVAAVGISLFKSKNKNFIIDIPIVLLFGFVVIYLLGILYYSLNTETEVSYVAFTVFIPYYFWDLVKLVLAYSTYFILPKEIQDRYLNFDKR
- the fabZ gene encoding 3-hydroxyacyl-ACP dehydratase FabZ; its protein translation is MALMNREQIMAVLPHRDPFLMVDEVLELDDKERCLAVKYVRPEEYYFKGHFPEYPVMPGVLILETMAQVGAIALLRIPEFQGKIGFFTGANNVKWRRQVRPGETLTVETKLTKIRGPFVFGEAKAWVDGQLACEAEISFAVQ
- the accD gene encoding acetyl-CoA carboxylase, carboxyltransferase subunit beta translates to MKNLLDERKIKLAKFQELLKKTPVETKPVDIPDGVFTQCEQCNSAIYNKDLETNLDVCPYCGYHFRINAKKRISFTLDEGSFKELDQHIRSKNPLGMPDYEDKLIKGERAAKMNEAFISGTGKIYGADVAFGVLDSYFMMGSMGSAVGEKVTRLIEFAADSKLPLIIFSASGGARMQEGILSLMQMAKTSGALNLLDLNGVLYISVMTNPTTGGVAASFASLGDINIAERSSLIGFAGARVIKQTIGQDLPSGFQTDVFQLAKGQVDMVISRKHMKETLGQILKLHGSKVKL
- a CDS encoding biotin--[acetyl-CoA-carboxylase] ligase, with protein sequence MAKLKIVELKQVDSTNDYLKKHYQELPSFTVVRTDYQTAGRGQFERRWNSARGKNLLFSLLLKDVPFDQIITIKEWVKSSIFSLLGSYGLDVYFKEPNDVYVDDKKICGILIETKSTEKNFEYVIVGIGLNVNQLLFSGFKATSLTILTKKMLNVRSVFSKLIANLLESYF
- the fabV gene encoding enoyl-ACP reductase FabV, with amino-acid sequence MIIKPSIRSNFFTNSHPLGIKKMMDTYVAEVKKLDKFQGPKNVLIIGGSSGYGLATRLTLAFSAGANTINVSFENQGSASKTGSAGYWNNLFFQDAVKDFNQTHLDFNGDAFSPEMKQKVLETIQEKFGKIDLLVYSLASGARKNFETGDLIRSAIKPIGKPAEGKTIDIKSLTVEPLTVEPATEEEVKNTVFVMGGSDWYDWVMTLEQAGVLNEGFKTISYTYVGGKNTDNIYRSGTIGKAKEDLEAAVIKMDQVLKPKYHGEALISSSKAIVSKASVFIPQMPIYVSYLFDVMTKNHTHETTLEHKHRLFKDMVYGNKRLLDDLGRIRIDHKEMEASTQKIVADLMHQPEDENFLELPGTKLFLTEFYQINGFSVPGVDEEQEVDLETLITKYHNEKYQNV
- the fabG gene encoding 3-oxoacyl-[acyl-carrier-protein] reductase produces the protein MMNLKGKVALVTGGSTGIGKAIATKLASMGAHIVVNYFVGPEEAEAVAKELETTYGVEAIALHADVSNFESAQQLIDKTVERFGTLNIVVNNAGITDDALILRMTENQFDRVINTNLKGVFNVSKHSARTLLKSGYGRIINIASVIGEYGNVGQVNYGAAKAGVIGITKTLAKEFASRGVTVNAVAPGFIETAMTKKLPDEVRQEMLKHIAMGSYGQPEDIANLVAFLASEDARYITGVVVDIDGGLTI
- the fabD gene encoding ACP S-malonyltransferase; translated protein: MKLAVLFSGQGAQFVGMGLDFIENVPELKKRMDTFSKATNLHLQSLLVDETKINDTRYTQPLMVAVEILIHDYLKEAYGLKVDGYLGFSLGEFSALYAAGYFSDIEIMKIIKMRAELMADAGQNTFGKMAAILGLSDQDVEVVCEEASLKDSIVVAANYNSPGQLVISGESDAVLRAVELAKSKGARRAILLNVSGAFHSPYMKDAGKKLRQFATGANIQVADKPVYANSNARVLKQSEILDELETQIKSPVYFKQSIEKMVQDGYSHFLEVGPGTVLSNLVKKINPELKVYNVSSYEDIQNIKEIL
- a CDS encoding beta-ketoacyl-ACP synthase III — protein: MNKNYIKLVTTGRYVPEKVMTNDDFAAFLDTNDEWITTRTGIKRRHVAADDESAIDLAYKAALNAIDNAKYDVNKIDLIVVATITNPMKSPSIANLVQAKLGLNEHHVMTFDINAACSGFVYALEIASSMIGSGNYKSALVIGAEEMTSILDYKDRGTCILFGDGAGAAILEPTDDPNYQVHFYNGSRGDDTGILWIDPLVKMDGREVYKFATDIMPKAIDQVLKKANLTLEDIDLIIPHQANIRIIQSVAKDMNLPIERFLVNIDEYGNTSSASIPILLDEFKQKNKAPKRALMIGFGGGFTWGAAILMV
- the accC gene encoding acetyl-CoA carboxylase biotin carboxylase subunit — its product is MAQNKILVANRGEIAVRVIRACKELGIPVVAVYSTADATSLHAKLADEAVCIGPASSKSSYLNMQAVLSAAIATGCNAIHPGYGFLSENPKFIEMVEATGIKFIGASSNVVSQLGDKATAKMIAKQNNVPVVEGSDGIIQSVEEGLKVANRIGYPIMIKATAGGGGRGIAIAYNNQEFEKSFELTSLEAETSFGDKSVYIEKFVENPRHIEIQIMGDSKGNVVHLFERDCSMQRRNQKLIEEAPSAILDEDLRLKMGEAAVRLAKGVGYEGAGTIEFLVDKRKNFYFIEMNTRIQVEHPVTEMITGVDLVKEQIKVAYGKELSFKQSDLKIMGHAIECRINAENPLKNFMPTPGHIQRILFPGGFNVRFDSHIYPDYDVPPFYDSMLGKLIVFAPTRKEAIRKMRIALEQLVIEGITTNIEYQYAIMHAPDFIKGTYDTGFVAKFNGLIQGEYNEELVG
- a CDS encoding acetyl-CoA carboxylase carboxyltransferase subunit alpha, whose product is MSNINLVWERVKQARSTDRPTASKVIEKLFPDFIELHGDRLFGDDAAIIGGIATLNNIPVTIIAEEKGTNTEDKIKRNFGMPHPEGYRKALRLMKQAEKFKRPIITIIDTPGAYPGLGAEERGQAQAIALNLKELMELKTPIIVVILGEGGSGGALAIGVGDEILMFENSIYSILSPEGFASILFKDSTKAKEAAVHMKLTADDLKSLHVIDEIILEGKGLNVEPDLGLKNLKNALVKHVTKLKKESLTTLLSKRYKKFRRMGEFEDSVTLDE
- a CDS encoding NAD(P)/FAD-dependent oxidoreductase: MLEVLIIGAGPTGLYAAFLAGLRKLNAAVIESAGEPGGQLTAVYKDKFIYDIPGFPKVTAKLYIDEQVKQLERFKSDIPVYYGEEAMEITKVEDYFIVKTEKSVYETKTILIAHGGGGFVPQKLKIDKHFENILYFVKDLNVFKDKHVAVLGGGDSALDWAVSLLDYAKDVTLVHRRNEFRALPTTVDEFKERGTILTPYLIDGVNGEKLATELVLKNVQTGEQLTLNVDYILVNYGFLLSKSKLEEWGIKGEKGLIEVDYLMQTNVEGIYAAGNGVSYPGKVKLISTGQGEAATAIQSITTKLYPERNKNFEHSTSLIKE
- the accB gene encoding acetyl-CoA carboxylase biotin carboxyl carrier protein, which produces MKYNEIKSIIKDFEASSLTVLELESNDVKLRLSKNKEQALETKVVVQSNDQLISDTTGQKPTVTEAKAPSQTIKSPLVGTFYESSTPNGKPLVKAGDKVKKGQVVCIVEAMKIMNEITSPVDGTIDQVMFKNGAVVGFDDVLFTVV